In a single window of the Aridibaculum aurantiacum genome:
- the rimP gene encoding ribosome maturation factor RimP, whose protein sequence is MEKETIIQTVEGHLQELLAAHPSDFLVSVKVKPTNNIKIYLDADEGISIDKCIRYNRALYRILDESGMFPDGNFSLEVSSPGIDEPLKLHRQYKKNIGRTVEVTLLDGTQKTGKLLDVTETEISIEYTTGKGKKAETHQEPIPFDNIKSTIIQIQF, encoded by the coding sequence ATGGAAAAAGAAACTATCATACAAACAGTGGAAGGACACTTGCAGGAGCTTCTTGCAGCGCACCCTTCTGATTTTTTAGTTTCGGTTAAAGTAAAACCGACCAATAACATCAAGATCTACCTGGATGCAGATGAAGGCATCAGCATTGATAAATGTATTCGGTACAACAGGGCGCTTTACAGGATATTGGATGAAAGTGGCATGTTTCCCGACGGCAACTTCTCCTTAGAAGTTTCTAGCCCTGGAATAGATGAACCATTAAAACTTCATCGCCAGTACAAGAAGAATATTGGAAGAACTGTAGAGGTAACTTTATTGGATGGCACACAAAAGACAGGAAAGTTGCTGGATGTAACGGAAACAGAGATATCTATAGAATATACAACTGGTAAAGGCAAGAAGGCTGAAACCCACCAGGAGCCTATACCATTCGACAACATAAAATCAACTATCATTCAAATCCAGTTTTAA
- the nusA gene encoding transcription termination factor NusA, producing the protein MASINLIEAFQEFKDAENVDRPTMMKVVEDVFKTLLRKKYTSDENFDVIVNAEKGDLEIIRRRMIVEDGEVLDPLSEIAYSDAVKIEPDFEVGEELYEEVNIMDFGRRAILAAKQTLASRISDLKKNVLVKKYSDRIGEIINAEVYQVWKKEVLLLDEEGNELILPKSEQIPSDFFKKGESIRAVVERVDLKNNNPVIILSRTSSKFLSKLLEIEVPEIFDGLIVVRKIVRDPGERAKVAVESFDDRIDPVGACVGMKGSRIHGIVRELKNENIDVINWTNNINLLIQRSLTPARITSMDIDQDTKHASVYLKPDQVSLAIGRRGVNIKLACELTGFEIDVYRDNEGEVEEFDIDLEEFSDEIEPWVIDELKRIGCDTARSVLDLTAEELERRTDLEKETINEVRKVLSDEFEKE; encoded by the coding sequence ATGGCAAGTATAAACCTGATTGAGGCATTCCAGGAATTTAAGGATGCTGAGAACGTAGACCGCCCTACGATGATGAAAGTGGTGGAGGATGTTTTCAAAACGCTCTTACGTAAAAAATACACCAGCGATGAAAACTTTGACGTGATCGTTAACGCTGAAAAGGGTGACCTGGAGATTATTCGTCGCCGTATGATCGTAGAAGATGGCGAAGTACTTGACCCGCTTTCTGAAATAGCCTACAGCGATGCAGTGAAAATAGAACCCGACTTTGAAGTAGGTGAAGAACTTTACGAAGAGGTGAATATCATGGATTTTGGCCGTCGTGCTATTTTGGCTGCCAAACAAACACTTGCCAGCAGGATTAGTGATCTCAAGAAGAATGTGCTTGTAAAAAAATATAGCGACAGGATAGGAGAGATCATCAATGCTGAAGTTTACCAGGTTTGGAAGAAAGAGGTTTTGTTACTGGATGAGGAAGGAAACGAACTGATACTGCCTAAGAGCGAACAAATTCCTAGTGACTTTTTCAAGAAAGGGGAATCTATCCGTGCTGTAGTAGAACGTGTTGATCTTAAGAATAACAACCCGGTTATTATCCTTAGCCGTACAAGTTCAAAATTCCTTTCAAAGCTGCTTGAAATAGAGGTTCCGGAGATTTTCGATGGCCTGATTGTTGTTCGAAAAATAGTTCGTGACCCGGGTGAAAGAGCAAAGGTAGCGGTAGAAAGTTTTGATGACAGGATTGATCCGGTGGGAGCTTGTGTTGGTATGAAAGGTAGCCGTATTCATGGTATTGTTCGTGAGTTGAAGAACGAGAACATTGACGTGATCAACTGGACCAACAATATCAACCTGCTGATCCAAAGATCGCTTACTCCGGCCCGCATCACCAGCATGGATATAGACCAGGATACTAAACATGCAAGTGTTTACCTGAAGCCTGACCAGGTGAGCCTGGCAATTGGCCGCCGCGGTGTTAACATCAAGTTGGCTTGTGAACTTACCGGCTTTGAAATAGATGTTTACCGTGATAATGAAGGTGAAGTAGAAGAATTTGATATTGACCTGGAAGAATTCAGCGATGAGATTGAACCATGGGTGATAGATGAACTGAAGCGTATAGGTTGCGACACTGCCCGCAGTGTTCTTGATCTTACTGCAGAAGAATTAGAACGTCGTACCGATCTTGAAAAAGAGACTATCAATGAAGTAAGGAAGGTACTTAGCGACGAATTTGAAAAGGAATAA
- the infB gene encoding translation initiation factor IF-2, producing the protein MSELKLPRLLAAAKEFNIGQDTLMDFLVGKGFSRDDLKPTAKLSEDMYLSLQREFQSDKVAKNKADQVEIPKGMNQEGRKKRDEEDIGFYKKQAAAAAPAATPTPEPAPAPAPAPTPAPAPVVEPEVEKPAPVEAKVGAPKEEKPTPPPVEEPVPTPAPAPAPQPPIEEPVTPPQEEAPHKIEAPELEGPKVVTKIDLSAIDSSTRPKKGAKKTEAPKPENIAPAPAPAPQPVAKPEAPAQPAPLAPVVPQPQPVAPAASVETGPVITNIKADKLEGPKILGKIELPVKNDTRPSSAQEKRKRKRIPVDRKGGEAPVRDPNQQGVFNRAGGGPGGPGGQGNRPGQGPGQGGGFRPGGPGGQGGNRPGGPGQGGGFRPGGPAQGGNRFGPRSTDKRREDKEIDQKEIQDKIRETQAKLAGGSGRGKSLKAKYRKAKSDRLNDQSGMEAGDDNKLQVTEFISVSELANLMDVSFAEVIGKCMSLGIMVSINQRLDAEVIELVASEFGYDVEFIDMEAQAEMEEEDDVDDESNLVPRAPIVTIMGHVDHGKTSLLDYIRKANVVAGEAGGITQHIGAYEVATTSGKKITFLDTPGHEAFTAMRARGAKVTDISIIVVAADDAVMPQTKEAISHSQAANVPMIFAVNKIDKDGANPQKIYEQLAGMNILVEDWGGKFQNQELSAKSGLNVDLLLEKILLEAELLDLKANPNREGNGTIVEATLDKGRGYVATVLVQNGTLRQGDIVVSGQFYGKVKAMFNERNQRLQEAPPSTPVLILGLNGAPQAGEKFRVYQDESEAKEIATKRAQILREQGLRARKHITLDEIGRRLALGNFKELNLIIKGDVDGSVEALSDSLQKLSTEEIAVRVVHKGVGQISESDVLLATASDAILIGFNVRPSSQAARVAENEGVEIKLYSIIYTAIDEIKSAMEGMLEPKIQEKIIANVEVKEVYKFDKATVAGCLVLDGKIFRNSKVRVIRDGIVEYPKGEGAAAELGSLKRFKDDVKEVANNMECGLTIKNYNDLRPGDIVEAFEEEEVKRTL; encoded by the coding sequence ATGTCAGAACTTAAATTACCGAGATTATTAGCCGCTGCCAAGGAATTCAACATTGGCCAGGATACCCTTATGGATTTCCTGGTGGGCAAGGGTTTCAGTCGCGATGACCTTAAACCAACAGCCAAGCTGTCGGAGGATATGTATTTATCTCTTCAGCGTGAGTTCCAAAGTGATAAAGTAGCTAAAAACAAAGCCGACCAGGTAGAAATACCAAAGGGTATGAACCAGGAAGGTAGAAAGAAGCGTGACGAAGAGGATATAGGGTTTTATAAAAAGCAAGCTGCAGCAGCTGCTCCTGCTGCCACACCTACACCTGAGCCGGCGCCAGCGCCAGCTCCAGCACCTACTCCTGCGCCAGCTCCGGTAGTTGAGCCAGAAGTAGAAAAACCAGCACCTGTAGAAGCAAAAGTTGGGGCTCCCAAAGAAGAGAAGCCTACTCCGCCACCGGTAGAAGAACCGGTGCCAACTCCAGCTCCAGCGCCTGCACCACAACCGCCAATAGAAGAGCCGGTAACACCGCCACAAGAGGAGGCACCTCATAAAATTGAAGCGCCGGAATTGGAAGGACCAAAAGTGGTTACCAAGATTGACCTCTCGGCTATAGACTCTTCTACAAGGCCTAAGAAGGGTGCTAAGAAAACTGAAGCTCCAAAACCAGAAAATATAGCTCCAGCTCCAGCTCCTGCGCCACAGCCAGTAGCTAAGCCTGAAGCACCAGCTCAACCTGCGCCTTTAGCGCCTGTTGTGCCTCAGCCACAGCCTGTTGCACCAGCAGCTTCTGTTGAAACTGGTCCAGTGATTACAAACATTAAAGCCGATAAGCTTGAAGGTCCTAAGATCTTAGGAAAAATCGAGCTTCCGGTTAAGAATGATACACGTCCATCTTCAGCACAGGAAAAGCGGAAGCGTAAGCGCATTCCTGTTGACCGCAAAGGTGGCGAAGCGCCTGTAAGGGATCCAAACCAGCAAGGTGTTTTCAACCGCGCTGGTGGCGGACCAGGTGGTCCTGGTGGCCAGGGCAACAGACCTGGACAAGGACCAGGACAAGGTGGAGGTTTCCGTCCCGGTGGTCCTGGCGGACAAGGTGGTAATCGCCCCGGAGGTCCAGGCCAGGGAGGTGGTTTCCGTCCTGGTGGTCCTGCACAAGGTGGTAATCGTTTTGGACCTCGCTCTACTGATAAACGCAGAGAAGACAAAGAGATCGATCAAAAAGAAATCCAGGATAAAATACGCGAAACACAAGCTAAGCTTGCTGGCGGAAGTGGTCGCGGAAAGAGCCTGAAAGCAAAATACCGTAAAGCTAAAAGTGACAGGCTGAATGATCAGTCTGGAATGGAGGCTGGTGATGATAACAAGCTACAGGTAACTGAATTCATCAGTGTGAGCGAATTAGCTAACTTGATGGACGTAAGTTTTGCGGAAGTTATTGGTAAGTGTATGAGCCTTGGTATCATGGTTTCTATCAACCAGCGTCTAGATGCTGAGGTGATAGAATTGGTAGCAAGTGAATTTGGATACGATGTAGAATTTATAGACATGGAGGCGCAGGCCGAAATGGAAGAAGAGGATGATGTGGATGATGAATCTAACCTGGTACCTCGTGCCCCTATTGTTACTATTATGGGTCACGTGGATCACGGTAAAACATCATTGCTTGACTATATACGTAAAGCAAACGTAGTAGCCGGTGAGGCAGGTGGTATTACCCAGCACATTGGTGCATACGAAGTAGCTACTACATCAGGTAAAAAGATAACATTCCTTGATACTCCTGGTCACGAAGCGTTTACAGCGATGCGTGCCCGTGGTGCTAAGGTTACAGATATTTCCATCATCGTAGTTGCAGCTGACGATGCTGTAATGCCTCAAACCAAAGAGGCCATCAGCCACTCGCAGGCAGCAAACGTTCCGATGATATTTGCGGTTAACAAAATAGATAAAGACGGCGCTAACCCGCAGAAGATCTATGAGCAACTGGCAGGTATGAACATCCTTGTAGAAGATTGGGGTGGTAAATTCCAGAACCAGGAGCTTAGTGCTAAAAGCGGTCTAAACGTAGACCTGCTTTTGGAAAAGATCCTATTGGAAGCCGAACTACTTGACCTGAAAGCTAATCCTAATAGGGAAGGTAACGGTACTATTGTGGAAGCAACCCTTGATAAAGGACGCGGATATGTAGCTACTGTACTGGTACAAAACGGTACTTTACGCCAGGGAGACATTGTTGTAAGTGGTCAATTCTATGGTAAAGTTAAGGCTATGTTTAACGAACGTAACCAGCGCTTGCAAGAAGCACCTCCATCTACACCAGTACTTATCCTTGGTTTAAATGGTGCTCCGCAAGCAGGTGAGAAGTTCCGTGTGTACCAGGATGAATCAGAAGCAAAAGAGATAGCAACCAAACGTGCACAGATACTGCGTGAGCAAGGTCTGCGTGCAAGGAAGCATATTACCCTTGATGAGATCGGTCGTCGTTTGGCGCTTGGTAACTTCAAGGAATTGAACCTGATCATTAAAGGTGACGTGGATGGTTCGGTAGAAGCATTAAGTGACTCATTGCAGAAGCTTTCTACTGAAGAAATAGCTGTTCGCGTTGTACACAAAGGTGTTGGACAGATAAGTGAAAGTGATGTACTGTTGGCAACTGCATCTGATGCCATCCTTATCGGGTTTAACGTTCGTCCTAGTAGCCAGGCAGCACGTGTGGCAGAGAACGAAGGCGTTGAGATCAAGCTTTACTCTATCATCTACACCGCTATTGATGAGATCAAGAGCGCGATGGAAGGTATGCTTGAACCGAAGATCCAGGAGAAGATCATTGCAAACGTAGAAGTGAAAGAGGTTTACAAGTTCGACAAAGCAACCGTAGCCGGATGTTTAGTATTGGATGGTAAGATCTTCCGTAACTCTAAGGTTCGTGTGATACGTGATGGTATTGTTGAGTATCCTAAAGGTGAAGGTGCTGCAGCTGAACTGGGTTCACTGAAGCGTTTCAAAGACGATGTAAAAGAGGTAGCCAACAACATGGAGTGTGGTTTGACCATTAAGAACTACAACGACCTGCGTCCAGGCGATATCGTGGAAGCATTTGAAGAAGAAGAAGTAAAACGTACTTTGTAA
- a CDS encoding peptidylprolyl isomerase has product MKMKLLLASCSVLLSLAGFAQPKKVVADKIVAQVGDKIILRSDVYNAVADMNRSGQPLPPNPECMLVEAQLIQKALVLQAEKDSLTVGADELEAALDNQVRGFVMQYGSKEVLEEIAGKTVYQLKEDFREPFRERKLADQMRQKIVENVKITPTEVRAYFESIPKDSLPFYESELEVSEIVLYPKANRDIESYVSRELNEWKRQVETGQKKFEQLAKLYSEDPGSKENGGQYSLNRNDKQYWDPTFLAAAFKLKEGQVSPVIKTKFGLHILQMVSRAGDDAIVRHILRIPPVTNEEIQEAVIKLDTVRSKLIAGTLSFGEAVNKYSEDEGSKYSGGRKQARDGSTYVTIDQLDKDMVLALKNMKVNEYSQPLPFSDERNRKGVRIIHLQSRSEPHRENLKDDYSKIAARALDEKRQDVLEKWFRSHIPNYYIAIDREFAACEAVKEWVDHAVVTK; this is encoded by the coding sequence ATGAAAATGAAACTCTTACTGGCTTCCTGCAGCGTTCTTCTGTCTCTCGCAGGTTTTGCTCAACCTAAAAAAGTAGTCGCTGATAAAATTGTTGCCCAGGTTGGTGATAAGATTATTCTTCGATCTGATGTGTACAATGCTGTGGCGGATATGAACCGCAGCGGTCAGCCTTTGCCTCCCAATCCTGAATGCATGCTTGTAGAAGCGCAGCTGATTCAAAAGGCGCTGGTACTGCAGGCTGAAAAAGACTCACTTACTGTAGGTGCCGATGAGCTGGAAGCAGCGCTTGACAACCAGGTTCGTGGATTTGTTATGCAATATGGTTCTAAAGAGGTTCTGGAAGAAATTGCCGGTAAAACAGTTTACCAATTGAAAGAAGATTTCCGTGAACCTTTCAGGGAGCGTAAGCTGGCGGACCAGATGCGCCAGAAGATCGTTGAAAATGTAAAGATTACTCCTACTGAAGTAAGAGCTTATTTTGAATCTATTCCTAAAGATAGCCTGCCATTTTACGAAAGTGAGTTGGAAGTAAGCGAGATCGTTCTTTATCCTAAGGCCAATCGTGATATAGAAAGCTATGTTAGCCGCGAGTTGAACGAATGGAAGCGCCAGGTTGAAACAGGACAAAAGAAATTTGAGCAGCTTGCTAAACTTTATTCTGAAGATCCAGGCAGTAAAGAAAATGGTGGCCAGTACAGCCTGAACCGTAACGACAAACAATATTGGGATCCTACCTTCTTAGCTGCTGCGTTCAAACTTAAGGAAGGACAGGTATCGCCAGTTATTAAAACAAAGTTCGGTTTGCACATCTTGCAGATGGTAAGTCGTGCCGGTGACGATGCAATTGTTCGGCATATACTTAGAATACCTCCAGTAACCAACGAAGAGATACAGGAAGCCGTTATTAAATTGGATACTGTAAGATCTAAATTGATTGCCGGAACACTTTCGTTTGGTGAAGCAGTGAACAAGTACAGCGAAGATGAAGGCAGTAAGTACAGCGGTGGTAGAAAGCAGGCAAGAGATGGTTCTACTTATGTAACTATCGATCAGCTTGACAAAGACATGGTGCTTGCCTTGAAGAATATGAAAGTGAACGAGTATTCGCAGCCATTGCCGTTTTCTGATGAAAGAAATCGTAAAGGTGTAAGAATAATCCACCTTCAGAGCCGTTCGGAGCCACACCGCGAAAATCTGAAAGATGATTATAGCAAAATAGCTGCACGTGCACTGGATGAAAAGCGCCAGGATGTGCTGGAAAAGTGGTTTCGTAGCCACATACCAAATTATTATATAGCCATCGATCGTGAATTTGCTGCATGCGAAGCAGTGAAAGAATGGGTAGATCACGCCGTAGTTACAAAATAA
- a CDS encoding winged helix DNA-binding protein: MKLEEAIKSTNFSSQKQKAGLNILYTAWWLKNLLSKELKAFALTHEQYNVLRILKGKHPEKMCIRDIGGRMIEPNSNVPRIIDRLEIKKLVKRSTSAVDKRETVITLTDAGINILALATQRIDAILENSVDIPEADANQLNQLLDNFRKT, translated from the coding sequence GTGAAACTGGAAGAAGCCATAAAATCAACTAATTTCTCTTCTCAAAAGCAGAAGGCGGGTTTGAATATTCTTTATACAGCTTGGTGGTTAAAAAACCTGTTAAGCAAAGAATTGAAAGCCTTTGCCCTAACGCATGAGCAGTACAACGTGCTGCGGATTTTGAAGGGTAAGCACCCGGAGAAAATGTGTATTCGTGATATCGGGGGAAGAATGATCGAACCTAATTCCAATGTTCCCAGGATCATTGACAGGCTAGAAATCAAGAAGTTGGTAAAGCGTTCTACTTCTGCAGTAGATAAGCGCGAAACGGTAATAACACTTACGGATGCTGGCATAAATATTTTGGCTTTGGCTACTCAACGAATTGATGCCATACTTGAAAATTCTGTTGATATACCTGAAGCGGATGCGAACCAATTAAACCAGTTGCTGGACAATTTTAGAAAAACATAA
- a CDS encoding pirin family protein — translation MKTIYHAADRRGHVNFGWLDSHHSFSFGQYYEPEKMNFGVLRVLNDDIIEGGTGFGTHPHDNMEIVSIPIYGALQHQDSTGTNAVINQNDVQIMSAGSGIKHSEYNHFKDKETNFLQIWVIPKKRNIQPRYDQKTFDPANRENKLQTVVAPDDESAAWINQDAWFSLGNFTSGHQADYTIKKEGNGVYAFVIEGNVTINGQSLYKRDALGIWDTDKLNIEAATNAEILLIDVPMQLI, via the coding sequence ATGAAAACGATCTATCATGCAGCCGACCGTAGAGGTCATGTGAATTTTGGGTGGCTAGACAGTCATCACTCATTCAGCTTCGGGCAGTACTACGAGCCGGAGAAGATGAATTTTGGTGTGCTACGCGTGCTGAATGATGACATCATAGAAGGCGGAACAGGCTTTGGAACCCATCCGCATGATAATATGGAGATTGTTTCTATACCTATATATGGTGCTCTACAGCACCAGGATAGCACCGGCACTAATGCAGTCATCAACCAGAATGATGTGCAGATTATGAGCGCTGGTAGCGGCATCAAACATTCTGAGTACAATCACTTCAAAGACAAGGAGACCAACTTTCTACAAATTTGGGTCATTCCAAAAAAACGAAATATCCAACCGCGATACGATCAGAAAACTTTTGATCCTGCGAACAGGGAGAATAAACTTCAAACTGTAGTGGCGCCCGACGATGAAAGTGCAGCGTGGATAAACCAGGATGCATGGTTTAGCCTGGGCAATTTTACCAGCGGACACCAGGCAGATTATACCATAAAGAAAGAAGGTAATGGTGTCTACGCTTTTGTCATTGAAGGCAATGTAACCATCAATGGGCAGTCACTCTATAAAAGGGATGCTTTAGGCATCTGGGATACAGATAAACTAAACATTGAAGCAGCTACAAATGCCGAGATCCTCCTGATAGATGTTCCAATGCAACTCATTTAA
- a CDS encoding YceI family protein, with amino-acid sequence MATYKIDADHSDISFKVKHLMIATATGIFKKFDASLEVDEENLENAKVYFEADVTSIDTKNEQRDAHLKSDDFFNAEQFPKLTFTSTKIERSGDNEFKMTGDLTVRDITKPVVLNVEYNGKVTDPWGMERMGFEVNGKINRKEYGLKWSAVTEAGGLVVADDVKLQLNVEMVKQ; translated from the coding sequence ATGGCAACTTACAAAATTGACGCAGACCATTCAGACATCAGCTTTAAGGTAAAGCACCTTATGATTGCAACCGCAACAGGTATTTTCAAAAAATTTGATGCATCATTAGAAGTGGATGAAGAAAACCTGGAAAATGCTAAGGTTTATTTTGAAGCAGATGTAACCAGCATTGACACTAAAAACGAACAGCGTGATGCGCACTTGAAAAGTGATGACTTCTTCAATGCTGAGCAGTTTCCAAAATTAACCTTCACGTCTACTAAGATTGAAAGATCTGGAGACAATGAATTCAAAATGACTGGTGACCTGACAGTGCGGGATATCACTAAACCTGTAGTGCTAAATGTAGAGTACAATGGTAAAGTAACTGATCCATGGGGTATGGAAAGAATGGGTTTTGAAGTAAACGGTAAGATCAACCGTAAAGAATATGGGTTGAAATGGAGTGCAGTAACTGAAGCTGGCGGCCTGGTGGTAGCCGACGACGTGAAGCTGCAACTGAATGTAGAAATGGTAAAGCAGTAA
- a CDS encoding NADPH-dependent FMN reductase has translation MNIAIVSGSPRQESMTYRLALYLQNHLRQTTAHNVNIIDVRQYSLMPMQEEVYTSVSATPDLYRPLAERMFAADAFIIVSPEYNGSYTAAMKNLFDHFPKQNHKPFGIVTASPGGLGGIRAAMQLQLFICALFGIPSPYMLVTPQVDKKFSTDGVLLDASFQKAIDTFIKEFLWLAERLAPGVENA, from the coding sequence ATGAACATAGCAATCGTATCAGGAAGTCCACGACAGGAGAGTATGACATATAGGTTAGCTCTTTACTTGCAGAACCACCTTCGCCAGACTACAGCACATAACGTGAACATCATAGATGTTCGGCAGTACAGCCTGATGCCAATGCAGGAAGAAGTCTATACTTCCGTCTCTGCTACGCCTGATTTATACCGTCCGCTGGCCGAGCGTATGTTTGCCGCCGATGCATTCATCATCGTTTCTCCTGAATACAATGGCAGCTATACTGCTGCTATGAAAAACCTGTTTGACCATTTTCCAAAACAGAACCATAAACCTTTTGGTATAGTAACAGCTTCACCGGGTGGATTAGGTGGCATACGCGCTGCCATGCAGTTGCAACTATTCATCTGTGCTCTTTTTGGCATTCCAAGCCCGTACATGCTGGTGACGCCGCAGGTTGATAAAAAGTTTTCTACTGACGGCGTTTTACTAGATGCTTCTTTTCAAAAGGCAATTGACACTTTTATAAAAGAATTCTTGTGGCTAGCAGAGCGCCTGGCGCCAGGAGTGGAAAATGCTTAA